The genomic segment AGAAATCGGTGAAGGAGAACATTCTCATTCGCGACCTCGTCAAGCGTGAACATGTGCTTCCGGACGATCAGATTGACGAAGTGCTCGACCTCCGCAAAATGACGGAAATCGGTGTTCCCGGCGGAGCGCACGGTGCCGTCGCGGCGGGATGACTGTCGGCGAGCCGAGCGACTCCAAGTGAACTGCTTGGCCTCGAGCCCAAGCGAGAAGCTGAGCTTGTCGCCCTTGTGAGTTTCTGACGCGGGCCATAAAGTCCAACTGTGCGCATTACTACCCTGGCCGAGTACGGCGTGATCTGCGCGCTGCATCTCGCGAGACGGGTCGCGGAAGGGCCGATCACCGGCCGCGAGATCGCTGCGCGCGAACGGCTGCCTGTCGACTACGTCGAGCAGATTCTGTTACGTCTGCGCCGCGCCGAAATCGTGCGCAGCACGCGAGGTGCGCGGGGCGGTTACGCGCTGGCGCATGATGCGGAAAAGATCTCGATCCGCGCCGTGATCGCGGCGTCCGAAACGACGACCTTCGATCTGCATTGTGTCTCGCATCCCGTTGAAGAGGAGCGGTGCTCGGCGTCCCATGCATGCAGCATTCGTCCCGTGTGGCAGTTGCTGCAGCAGAAGATCGACGACGTGCTGGAAGGCATTCGCCTCTCGGATCTCCTGCACGAGGAAAGTCAGGTGCGTGTACTCGTTGGATTGCCGGAGCGAGCCCTCTCGGACGCACCGGAACTTCCTCGGGGCCGTCACGCATTGCCCGTGCTTGGCGGCTAAGCTGCCACGCCTCACATAAAGCTTCTCGCGATGACGTTGTTCGGGCGGTGGCGCAGTGAGCGGGAGTTCGAGCGCAAAGCCGAGCGGTTTGTGGAGCGCGTGCTTGCGGAGCCGGCTGACGAGGACGTGCGCTGGCTCGCGCAGTCGGCGACACACGGTGACACCGACCACGCGCGCTGGGAGCTTCGATACGCACGTCGCGCGCTGGGCCTCCTCACCGCCGAACGCGACGCCCTCGACGACAGAACGGGATCCCTTGTTGCTCGCGCGCTCGCGGCAGCGACAGTGCGCGATCCCCAGGTTGCCGCCGAGATGCAGGAAATTGCGGAGCGCCAGTTCAACGCGCGCCTGAGCGCGTATCGCGATGCACTCGCGACACGAACCAGCGCGGCGACGACAGCGCGGCTTGGACAAACACTTTTCGCCTTCGCGGGCGGCTCGTTTCGTCAGGTCGACGAACCCATCTTGCGCGGCGGCGACTTGCTCGGTCGCTACCTCAGTGAAGCGAACGCCAGTCTTCGCGACATATTCGGCAAGGCGTCGCTCCCGGAGGACGTGCCGCCGTCGGCGCTGGTCGGGAAGCAGGGTACGTGAACGCAGAAGGCGCGATCGTCGAGCGACCGCGCCGCCATGCTGACAGTGCCGAAGGGGGGACTCGAACCCCCACGGGCATACGCCCACTGCGCCCTGAACGCAGCGCGTCTACCAATTCCACCACTTCGGCGAAGTCTCGAAGACTACATCGCTTGCGTGGCTCGGTCAACGCGACGCGTGTTGCTCGTGATTCGCACGTCGTCTAATTTGCGGCGACTGTTAGCCGCCTAAGCACTCGCCACCTCGAATGGCCAAGGACTCGGAGCGCCCGACCGACAAGATCTCGATCGCGCGCAATAAGCGCGCGCGATTCGATTATGAGATCCTGGACAGCTGGGAGGCAGGAATCGTCCTGACGGGGACCGAGGTCAAGTCGCTGCGCGATGGCAAGGCGAATATCGGCGACGCATATGGCGTCGTGCGCGACGGTGAGATTTTCCTCATCAACATGCACATCGCGCCCTACGAACGCGGCGGCTACGCCAACCACGAAGCGGAGCGCACACGGAAGCTGTTGCTCCATCGCAAGGAAATCCGTCGTCTCATTGGCGCGGTGGAGCGTGAGGGTCTGACGCTCATTCCGCTCGAGCTGTACTTCCGCAAGGGAGTCGCGAAGGTGAATCTGGCGTTGGGGAAGGGAAAGAAGCTGCACGACAAGCGCGAGACCACGCGTCGCCGTGACGCGGAGCGCGAAATGGCGCGGGCCATGCGATCTCGTTGAGGCGATGCTAATTCCGCTGCTGGTGGCGCTGCAGGTGACGGTTGCAGGCGCGAACGCCACGAGCATTACGGTTCGCGCGGCGAGCGCATCGCAACGCGTCCCGCTCGTTGCCGACGCGGGTGTACCGATGTTGCGCCCCCAAGCACTCGCGCCCCTCCTTGCCATCTCTGTCGCGCCCGATGCGCCAGGCCATTATCGGCTCACGGTCGCGGGAGTTGTGTTCGGCGTGGAAGTCGGCGTTCCGTCGGCGAGCGTTGGCGGGCAGGTACAGCCTCTCGCCGCGGCGCCAATCGAACGAGATCATCAACTGCTCATTCCGCTGCAAATGGTGTCGGACGTTTTGCCGACATACGTCAACAATCTTCGCTGGGACGCGTCCGCCCGGCAGCTCGTGATCTTCACGCAGGTCTCGACGCCAAAGCCGCAACCGAGGCTCGTCGTCGTCGACGCGGGCCATGGCGGTCCGGACAACGGCATGACCGGACCGCTGGGCGCGCCGATTAGCATTTACGAAAAGGACGTCACGCTCTCCGTCGCGAAGAAGCTTGGCGTTCAGCTCAAGTCGCGTGGACTGCGCGTTCTCTACACACGAACGACGGATACGCTCATCGCCCTCTCCGATCGCGGACGCATCGCCAATCAGGCGAATGGCAATCTGTTCATCTCCGTTCACGTGAACGCGGCGAGCATGGACTGGAGGGATCCCGCCGCCGGGCGCGGATTCGAGACGTACTTCCTCGCCGAGGCGAAGACCGAGGATGCTCGCCGCGTGGAGGCTATGGAGAACCAGTCGGTTCGTTTCGAGACCGACGCGAAGGTGTCCAAAGACGACGCGCTCGGCTACATCCTCAGCGACATGAAGCAGAACGAGCATCTACGCGAGTCGTCGGAACTGGCGGAGCTCGTACAGAAGCACCTCGCGTCGATCCATCCCGGGCCGAACCGCGGCGTCAAGCAGGCGGGCTTCCGCGTGCTCGTCACTGCCTTCATGCCCGCCGTGCTCGTCGAGATCGGCTTCGGCACGAACAGGAGCGAGGCCGCGTACCTCAACGATCCGCGGAATCAAACGATGATCGCGATCGCGATTGCCGACGCCGCCGTCGAGTATCTCCGCGACTATGAACGCCGCGTGAGTGGAGGAGAGGGGCGTGACGAGCGCTGAGCCACTCTCGATCACCGTCGCCAATCTCGACTTTCAAAATCCGATTGTCCTCGCGTCCGGCACGGCGGGCTACGGCCTCGAGCTCGCCGACGTGATGGATCTCGAGCACGTTGGCGGCCTGACGACGAAGGCCGTCTCGATCGAACCGCGCGGCGGCAATCCCGCACCACGCGTCGCCGAATTGGATGAGGGAATGCTGAATTCGGTCGGGCTCGCGAATCCGGGACTGGAACGCGTGAAGACCACGTACGTGCCGTGGCTGGCCTCGCACCTGACCCGAACGCGTAAGCTCGTCAACGTCGTCGGGAACTCGATCGAGGACTATGCGCGCGTCGTCGCCGAGCTCGACGCATGCGCCGCCACCGCCGGGGCGCGCGCAATCGACGCGTTCGAGCTGAACGTCAGTTGCCCGAACGTGAAAGCCGGCGGCATGGAATTCGGCGCCGATGCGGAATCGCTTCAGCGCCTCGTGCGCATGGCGCGCGGCGAGACGAAACGACCGCTCTTCGTCAAGCTCTCACCGGCTCTGCCCGACATTGCGCGGACGGCGAAGACAGCGATCGATGCCGGCGCAGATGGCCTAACGCTGGTGAATACGCTGCCTGGTCTGGCGATCGACATCGAGCGGAGACGACCGATGCTCGGCTTCGGCTCCGGTGGCCTGAGCGGTCCCGGACTCCTCCCGGTGGGCGTCCTCGCCACGTGGCGAGTGAGCCGTGCGGTGAATGCACCGATTATCGGTATCGGCGGCGTGAGCTCGGCGAATAACGCGCTGCAATACATGATGGCGGGCGCATCGCTCGTGGGCGTTGGAACGGCGGCGATGCGCAACCCCCGCCTTCCGGCGCGAATCATTAAAGATCTCGATCGATGGTGCTCGCGTCACGGCGTTCGCTCGCTGTCGGAGATCGTCGGCACTCTCGAATGGACGGCCGCGTGAGCACGATACCAATTGTCGCGCTCGACGTCGCGACGCAGGAAGCGGCGCTCGCCCTCGTCGACCAGCTGGGAGAGGCGTGTCGCTTTTACAAGATTGGCGCCGAGCTCTTCACGGCGTGCGGACCAGCGGTGGTTCGCGAAGTTGAATCGCGCGGCGCGGAGGTTTTTCTCGATCTCAAGTATCACGATATCCCGAACACTGTCGCGGGGGCCGTTCGCCGGGCCGCCGACATCGGGGTTCGTCTCCTAACGGTGCACGCGTCAGGCGGACTCGAGATGATGCGCGCCGCCGTCATCGCGGCGGGCAACGCCGAGCGCTGCGGCGTGCTGGCGGTGACGCTTCTGACGTCGCTCGAGGGGGCGGCGGTGGGCGCGATCTGGGGTCGCGGCGCACCGCTGGATGTCTCACACGAAGTGACTCGTCTTGCCGAGCTCGCGCGTGAGGCGGGTACTGCCGGCGTCGTCTGCAGCGGACGCGAGGCAGCCGCCGTGAAGCGACGCTTTGGGTCCGCGCTCTCGGTCCTTATCCCTGGCATTCGCATGGAGGGTGGTGCTCGCCACGATCAGTCGCGGATCTCGACTCCGGCTGATGCAGTTGCAGCGGGTGCGGACTATGTCGTCGTCGGCCGTGCGGTGACTGCCGCGACGGATCGTCGCGCGGCGATGCGAGAGATGGTGGCGCAGCTCGGCTAGTTACGGGCCTGGTGCTCACTTGCGTGAAGTTGGTGTGCCGGATACTCTTAGGGTCTGGCCGGAACCGTCTTTTTTCGTTACACCGTCACATTGTGGAGCGCCTGTGAAAGTCCGTACAAGCGTGAAGCCGATTTGCGAACACTGCAAAGTGGTCAAGCGCAACGGCGTCACTCGCATCATCTGCAAGCGCAATCCCAAGCACAAGCAGCGTCAAGGCTGATCATGGCTCGTATATCTGGCGTCGATCTCCCACGTGAGAAGAAGGTCGAGATCGGTCTTTCCTACATTTACGGCATCGGTCGTCGGAACGCCGTCGACATTCTCCGCAAGGCGGGCATCGACGCGTCGCTGCGCATTCGCGATCTCACTGACGCGGACGTGAACAAGCTCCGTCAGGTGATCGAGCGGGATTACAAAGTCGAAGGCGCGCTGCGCACCGAAGTCGCGATGAACATCAAACGTCTGATGGACATCGGTTCGTACCGAGGCATTCGCCATCGTCGCGGCCTGCCGGTACGCGGTCAGCGCACGCATACGAACGCGCGAACGAAGAAGGGACCACGCCGCGCGATTGCCGGCAAGAAAAAGGTGACGAAGTAGTCTATGGCAACTGGAAAAAAGGCAAAGCGAGTAGTCGAAGCCGAAGGTATCGCGCACATCAGCGCGACGTTCAACAACACGACGGTCACGATCACCGATAGCCATGGCAACGCCGTGGCGTGGGGCTCGTCAGGCAAGGCCGGCTTCAAGGGATCGAAGAAGAGCACGCCGTTCGCCGCCACCGTGGCTGCCGAGCAGTGTGCGCGCGAAGCGCTGGGCCTTGGTGTGAAGCGGGTCCACGTTCGCGTTCAGGGACCCGGCAGCGGTCGCGAGTCGGCGATTCAGGCGCTCGCGTCGGCCGGTCTTCAAGTCAAGTCCATCAAGGATGTGACGCCGATTCCGCATAACGGCTGCCGTCCACCAAAGCGTCGGAGAGTGTAAGTCATGGGCCGTTATGTTGGGCCGAGCTGCAGGCAGTGTCGGCGCGAAGGAACGAAGCTCTTTCTCAAGGGCACCAAGTGCTTCACCGAGAAGTGCCCGGTGGAACGCCGTCCCTATGCGCCGGGACAGCACGGTCAGAGTACCGCGCGTCGCCGCAAGTCGTCCGAGTACTCGAAGCAGCTCCGCGAGAAACAGAAGATCAAGCGCATCTATGGCGTGAGTGAAGCGCAGTTTCATAACACGTTCGAGAGCGTGACGACGCTGCCGGGCATCACCGGTCACAATCTCCTCGCGGCGCTCGAGAGTCGCCTCGACAACATGGTGTATCGTCTTGGCTTCGCAGCCAGCCGTAAGGCGGCGCGTCAGCTGATCCGGCATCGCCACGTCGAGGTGAATCAGCGCGCAGTCGACATCCCGAGCTATCAGGTACAGCCCGGTGAGGAGATTCGCGTGCGTCAGAAGTCGCGCGAGATCGTCGCGGTGCAGGCGTCGATGGATCAGGCGTCGCGAGGCGCTCCGTTGTCGTGGCTCGCCGTCGACCGCGAAAGCTTCAGCGGCCGCATGCTCGAGCGCCCGTCGCGCCCGAACATTCCGATCGCCGCGCAAGAGCAGTTGGTAGTCGAGTTGTATTCGAAGTAGCAGAGGGTTGTGGGCTGAGAGCAGAGCGTAAATTCCTACCCTCTGCACACAACACTCCACCCTCTGCCAATTCGGTCGGAGCCTTAACCTCCATTCGAGCCTGCCGCGCGTTAGGGGCGGGGCAGGGCGATGCCGGGCGTAGCCCGGTATGACCATGAGGAGCATTTACTAATGGCAACCACGATCGATCTCCGAGGGCTCGTTCGCCCCGCGCTCGTCGAAGCGAGTAAGCGTGAAGATAATCCGAACGTCGCCGAGTTCAGGCTTCAACCGCTCGAGCGTGGCTTCGGCCACACGCTCGGGAACGCAATGCGGCGAATGCTCTTGTCGTCGTTGCGCGGCGCCGCCGTCTGGGGCTTTCGTATCGACGGTGTCGTCCACGAGCACCAGACCATTCCTGGTGTCGTCGAGGACGTGCACCAGATCATCGGCAATCTGAAAACGCTGACGTTGACGCTTGCCGAAGACGTCGAGGAGACCGTCCTGCGCATCGCGAAGGGCGAAGCCGGGCCC from the Gemmatimonadaceae bacterium genome contains:
- the smpB gene encoding SsrA-binding protein SmpB, producing MAKDSERPTDKISIARNKRARFDYEILDSWEAGIVLTGTEVKSLRDGKANIGDAYGVVRDGEIFLINMHIAPYERGGYANHEAERTRKLLLHRKEIRRLIGAVEREGLTLIPLELYFRKGVAKVNLALGKGKKLHDKRETTRRRDAEREMARAMRSR
- a CDS encoding N-acetylmuramoyl-L-alanine amidase, with the translated sequence MLIPLLVALQVTVAGANATSITVRAASASQRVPLVADAGVPMLRPQALAPLLAISVAPDAPGHYRLTVAGVVFGVEVGVPSASVGGQVQPLAAAPIERDHQLLIPLQMVSDVLPTYVNNLRWDASARQLVIFTQVSTPKPQPRLVVVDAGHGGPDNGMTGPLGAPISIYEKDVTLSVAKKLGVQLKSRGLRVLYTRTTDTLIALSDRGRIANQANGNLFISVHVNAASMDWRDPAAGRGFETYFLAEAKTEDARRVEAMENQSVRFETDAKVSKDDALGYILSDMKQNEHLRESSELAELVQKHLASIHPGPNRGVKQAGFRVLVTAFMPAVLVEIGFGTNRSEAAYLNDPRNQTMIAIAIADAAVEYLRDYERRVSGGEGRDER
- the rpsM gene encoding 30S ribosomal protein S13, whose protein sequence is MARISGVDLPREKKVEIGLSYIYGIGRRNAVDILRKAGIDASLRIRDLTDADVNKLRQVIERDYKVEGALRTEVAMNIKRLMDIGSYRGIRHRRGLPVRGQRTHTNARTKKGPRRAIAGKKKVTK
- the rpmJ gene encoding 50S ribosomal protein L36 gives rise to the protein MKVRTSVKPICEHCKVVKRNGVTRIICKRNPKHKQRQG
- the pyrF gene encoding orotidine-5'-phosphate decarboxylase, with translation MSTIPIVALDVATQEAALALVDQLGEACRFYKIGAELFTACGPAVVREVESRGAEVFLDLKYHDIPNTVAGAVRRAADIGVRLLTVHASGGLEMMRAAVIAAGNAERCGVLAVTLLTSLEGAAVGAIWGRGAPLDVSHEVTRLAELAREAGTAGVVCSGREAAAVKRRFGSALSVLIPGIRMEGGARHDQSRISTPADAVAAGADYVVVGRAVTAATDRRAAMREMVAQLG
- a CDS encoding Rrf2 family transcriptional regulator codes for the protein MRITTLAEYGVICALHLARRVAEGPITGREIAARERLPVDYVEQILLRLRRAEIVRSTRGARGGYALAHDAEKISIRAVIAASETTTFDLHCVSHPVEEERCSASHACSIRPVWQLLQQKIDDVLEGIRLSDLLHEESQVRVLVGLPERALSDAPELPRGRHALPVLGG
- the rpsK gene encoding 30S ribosomal protein S11, which codes for MATGKKAKRVVEAEGIAHISATFNNTTVTITDSHGNAVAWGSSGKAGFKGSKKSTPFAATVAAEQCAREALGLGVKRVHVRVQGPGSGRESAIQALASAGLQVKSIKDVTPIPHNGCRPPKRRRV
- the rpsD gene encoding 30S ribosomal protein S4; the protein is MGRYVGPSCRQCRREGTKLFLKGTKCFTEKCPVERRPYAPGQHGQSTARRRKSSEYSKQLREKQKIKRIYGVSEAQFHNTFESVTTLPGITGHNLLAALESRLDNMVYRLGFAASRKAARQLIRHRHVEVNQRAVDIPSYQVQPGEEIRVRQKSREIVAVQASMDQASRGAPLSWLAVDRESFSGRMLERPSRPNIPIAAQEQLVVELYSK
- a CDS encoding dihydroorotate dehydrogenase, with protein sequence MTSAEPLSITVANLDFQNPIVLASGTAGYGLELADVMDLEHVGGLTTKAVSIEPRGGNPAPRVAELDEGMLNSVGLANPGLERVKTTYVPWLASHLTRTRKLVNVVGNSIEDYARVVAELDACAATAGARAIDAFELNVSCPNVKAGGMEFGADAESLQRLVRMARGETKRPLFVKLSPALPDIARTAKTAIDAGADGLTLVNTLPGLAIDIERRRPMLGFGSGGLSGPGLLPVGVLATWRVSRAVNAPIIGIGGVSSANNALQYMMAGASLVGVGTAAMRNPRLPARIIKDLDRWCSRHGVRSLSEIVGTLEWTAA